A window of bacterium contains these coding sequences:
- a CDS encoding type IX secretion system membrane protein PorP/SprF, giving the protein MPKSTLVILIFALLSLSFSQVDITSPRGIGLGGAYSALANDGFSPIWNPANMDAFPDMALSLAYTAFYAGIHGDMIQEGALGTVLKLDRKLRYGSFGISYIQYLSDIYSQGKITFGYSKRLVGTAVGRCFAVGVNAAIIRSSFNRSNFVNFDDNDPVFSVRTSTADHSIDAGMLIRPAKFMTIGLVASNINKPDISISQSGANKLPLIGKFAMALTTKPITVAFDVEYYDKAPSDKRLQIHAGVEKQFGKNLFIRAGWNRHEFTAGFGYKQKRKKSAWSVDYAISYSLGTDIAREFFTTHRAGFNLWVAPPPVPIEELAIIPDSIKVTPETVFVGDSVKITALFENRGEIVERKVPVAIYYQRPDSTWTLIAPVERVNISPGELFELGWTWTPTEPGIYEIFIAIDNDAKELPKITGRVQETDEKDNVASTRVIAIMKPKGKINLSQNKLVISRLELYQEEEPLIPMVFFDENSSSIKKRYEKMLSVIARRLANTPDAFVELYGFYEAHTDTINPGSVAKARAEAVREKLIALGAPAGKVRFPTEEYDTAASLVGDPMKQAIKKDRIRMFAENRRVQIVGRVLPEKDFMVVIPCSEGSLPDDFSKLAAYVEAIKSMLENNDEIYIISEAYSRTKEGEDLAFERAATTAKWLRERLPNYLDERVLIHYRVDTSANPNEVRVFPSAEALVFRPVEANKVLENYEIAGERENLIKLDVEAGMGVDSFILDVINSRGNIVRHLARGKDKVPEKIVWDWRDDAGHLLDFKKKYFIRLRLWDKVGGYLLAKSDTLSIEVEELSRKIEGLVIIIFMFSTDKPRSKFLESRMEYIAKQLIHRAQGGRYKLIATVEGHTDSIGPEYDNLRISKLRAEREYNRLRRYMRFLLGLKSDAELDKWMRDHKLTLRAKGFGESKPYVIRIWNPAKKTTEPVLIGDNRFPEGRIANRRVLLHISTR; this is encoded by the coding sequence GTTAAAGCTCGACCGAAAGCTTCGATACGGTTCATTCGGCATATCTTATATACAATATCTGTCAGATATATATTCGCAGGGGAAGATAACATTCGGTTATTCGAAAAGGCTCGTGGGCACAGCTGTGGGCAGATGTTTCGCCGTGGGGGTTAATGCTGCCATAATAAGAAGCAGTTTTAACCGCTCAAACTTTGTGAATTTTGATGATAATGACCCTGTTTTTTCCGTTCGAACCTCTACAGCAGACCATTCCATTGATGCTGGGATGCTAATAAGACCAGCCAAATTCATGACTATAGGTCTCGTCGCCAGCAATATTAATAAACCTGACATATCGATATCTCAATCTGGTGCAAATAAACTCCCGCTTATAGGCAAATTCGCTATGGCGCTAACCACCAAACCCATAACGGTTGCATTCGATGTTGAATACTATGATAAAGCCCCCTCGGACAAAAGACTTCAGATACATGCAGGGGTGGAAAAGCAATTCGGGAAAAACCTTTTCATCCGCGCGGGCTGGAACAGGCACGAGTTTACTGCGGGATTCGGATACAAGCAGAAGCGGAAAAAATCAGCATGGTCGGTTGACTACGCCATATCGTATTCTCTGGGCACTGACATAGCAAGAGAGTTCTTCACCACGCATCGGGCAGGATTTAACCTGTGGGTAGCTCCCCCACCGGTGCCAATCGAGGAATTAGCCATAATTCCCGATTCAATAAAGGTAACGCCGGAAACCGTATTTGTGGGCGACTCGGTTAAAATAACTGCTCTTTTCGAGAACCGCGGTGAGATAGTAGAACGAAAAGTTCCTGTAGCAATTTACTATCAGCGCCCGGATAGCACATGGACACTAATAGCTCCTGTAGAGAGGGTCAACATAAGCCCGGGAGAGCTTTTCGAGCTCGGGTGGACATGGACACCGACCGAACCCGGTATATATGAGATTTTCATCGCTATAGACAATGATGCCAAGGAATTACCAAAAATAACCGGGAGAGTTCAGGAGACAGACGAAAAAGACAATGTAGCCTCCACTAGGGTCATCGCTATAATGAAACCAAAGGGGAAAATTAACCTTTCGCAAAATAAACTCGTTATATCGAGACTCGAACTTTATCAAGAGGAAGAACCGCTTATTCCGATGGTCTTCTTCGACGAGAACTCATCAAGCATAAAGAAAAGATATGAGAAAATGCTTTCAGTTATTGCACGCCGACTTGCGAATACTCCCGATGCTTTTGTTGAACTTTACGGTTTCTACGAAGCTCACACTGACACGATTAATCCCGGAAGCGTTGCTAAGGCACGTGCTGAAGCCGTTAGGGAAAAACTTATTGCTTTGGGTGCCCCAGCCGGGAAGGTAAGATTTCCGACCGAGGAATACGACACCGCTGCGTCGTTGGTGGGTGACCCAATGAAACAGGCGATAAAGAAGGACAGGATTCGCATGTTTGCTGAAAACAGGCGCGTTCAAATAGTGGGCAGGGTTCTGCCTGAAAAGGATTTCATGGTTGTCATACCGTGCTCCGAAGGCAGCCTTCCCGATGACTTCTCGAAACTTGCAGCATATGTCGAAGCGATAAAGAGCATGCTCGAGAATAACGACGAGATTTACATAATATCAGAGGCGTATTCACGCACCAAAGAGGGTGAGGACCTTGCATTTGAGAGAGCAGCCACCACAGCCAAATGGCTGCGTGAAAGATTGCCTAACTACCTTGACGAAAGAGTTCTTATCCACTACAGAGTGGACACATCAGCCAATCCCAACGAGGTCCGGGTATTTCCGTCGGCGGAGGCGCTGGTTTTCAGACCCGTTGAGGCAAACAAGGTTCTCGAAAACTACGAAATAGCGGGCGAACGGGAGAATTTAATAAAGCTCGATGTTGAAGCAGGGATGGGCGTGGATAGTTTTATACTCGATGTAATAAATTCGAGGGGCAACATTGTGAGACACCTTGCGCGGGGCAAGGATAAAGTGCCTGAGAAAATAGTGTGGGATTGGCGGGATGATGCCGGTCACCTTCTCGATTTCAAGAAAAAATACTTCATAAGACTACGATTGTGGGACAAGGTAGGCGGTTATCTTCTTGCGAAATCAGATACGCTGTCTATAGAGGTCGAGGAACTAAGCAGAAAAATAGAGGGACTGGTAATAATAATATTTATGTTCAGCACCGATAAACCGCGCAGCAAATTCCTCGAATCAAGGATGGAATACATCGCCAAACAGCTTATTCATCGCGCTCAAGGCGGAAGATACAAACTCATAGCTACTGTTGAGGGACACACTGACTCCATAGGACCCGAGTACGATAACCTGCGTATATCAAAACTCCGCGCCGAAAGGGAGTATAATCGTCTTAGACGATACATGAGATTTTTGCTCGGGCTTAAATCAGATGCTGAACTCGACAAATGGATGCGAGACCACAAGCTTACTTTGCGAGCAAAAGGCTTCGGGGAGTCGAAACCGTATGTCATACGAATATGGAATCCTGCTAAAAAAACCACCGAGCCAGTTTTAATCGGTGATAACAGGTTCCCGGAAGGGCGGATAGCAAATAGAAGGGTACTGCTTCATATATCGACTCGATGA